From Drosophila yakuba strain Tai18E2 chromosome 2L, Prin_Dyak_Tai18E2_2.1, whole genome shotgun sequence, one genomic window encodes:
- the LOC6528893 gene encoding sorbin and SH3 domain-containing protein 1 isoform X26, with amino-acid sequence MIHQTLAPHRSKSSSYSKSKAVHWRQKLHRSCNDLELEDEPFPEPQGLWHTPEINKNPWQRPQSSGAGSNIRNAGNITTATNGNNNVCDIPNCGKILWIHRREYDYKKCAPPRPPSPSNYQGVPGAGGYHVVGLPLTPQPNQRQAYLANQHAIGASMPLLLWQQQQQNQQHLQQLQHWKYQNLQHRWPSNVNIHFKTPIRHEQRQNLSEEELAIRQAEHMQKLYHEERRRKYLQELQDMNSRRHTDNFTPSQKSPIALNRYDDFPTDVTLKSLVGPKTVARALFNFQGQTSKELSFRKGDTIYIRRQIDANWYEGEHNAMIGLLPASYVEIVSRDGARTPSKRPSEGQARAKYNFQAQSGIELSLNKGELVTLTRRVDGNWFEGKIANRKGIFPCSYVEVLTDIGAEDIAAKTTTVITSQSTTNLRPNLDVLRTNINNEFNTLTQNGAQPPNGILKETRTLHKTDALHVDTSSEPLAYRALYKYRPQNSDELELLEGDVVHVLEKCDDGWFVGTSQRTGCFGTFPGNYVERA; translated from the exons ATGATCCACCAAACGCTGGCGCCACACCGCAGCAAATCCTCCAGCTATTCCAAGAGCAAGGCAGTTCACTGGCGACAGAAATTGCATCGCAGCTGCAACGATTTGGAGCTGGAGGATGAGCCATTCCCGGAGCCACAGGGCTTGTGGCACACCCCGGAGATTAATAAAAATCCCTGGCAAAGGCCACAGAGCAGTGGGGCTGGCAGCAACATTCGTAACGCCGGCAACATCACCACTGCCAccaatggcaacaacaacgtcTGCGACATACCCAACTGTGGCAAAATCCTGTGGATACATCGTCGGGAATACGATTATAAAAAATGCGCACCTCCAAGGCCACCTTCCCCTTCGAACTACCAAGGTGTTCCGGGTGCAGGTGGCTACCACGTGGTGGGACTGCCCCTCACTCCGCAGCCCAACCAACGACAGGCCTATTTGGCCAACCAACATGCCATTGGAGCTTCCATGCCACTGCTcctgtggcagcagcagcagcaaaatcagcagcatctgcaacagctgcagcaTTGGAAATATCAGAACCTGCAACATCGGTGGCCAAGCA ACGTAAACATCCACTTCAAGACACCCATCAGGCATGAGCAACGCCAAAACTTGTCCGAAGAGGAACTAGCCATTCGCCAAGCGGAGCACATGCAGAAGCTCTACCACGAGGAGCGCCGTCGAAAGTATCTACAGGAGCTGCAGGACATGAATTCGCGCCGCCACACGGACAACTTCACCCCGTCGCAGAAGTCGCCCATCGCCCTTAATCGCTACGATGACTTCCCTACGGACGTGACCCTCAAGTCGCTGGTGGGCCCCAAGACGGTGGCCCGTGCTCTCTTCAACTTCCAGGGACAGACCTCCAA GGAGCTATCCTTCCGCAAGGGCGACACCATCTACATCAGGCGGCAGATCGATGCCAACTGGTATGAGGGCGAGCACAATGCCATGATTGGACTGCTCCCAGCCAGTTATGTTGAG ATTGTCAGTCGAGACGGCGCCCGTACGCCATCCAAGCGACCATCGGAGGGCCAGGCCCGTGCCAAATACAACTTCCAGGCCCAGTCGGGCATCGAGCTCTCCTTGAACAAGGGCGAACTGGTCACTTTGACACGCCGAGTTGATGGCAACTGGTTCGAGGGCAAGATTGCTAACAGGAAGGGCATCTTCCCGTGCTCCTACGTGGAG GTACTTACTGATATTGGTGCTGAGGACATTGCGGCCAAAACAACCACCGTGATTACCAGCCAGAGCACCACGAATCTGCGGCCTAATCTCGACGTGCTGCGCACAAACATCAACAATGAGTTCAATACGCTGACGCAAAATGGAGCACAGCCACCGAACGGAATCCTTAAGGAAACGCGGACGCTGCACAAGACGGATGCCCTCCATGTGGACACCAGTTCCGAACCATTGGC GTACCGCGCACTGTACAAGTATCGGCCACAGAACTCCGACGAACTGGAACTGCTCGAGGGAGATGTGGTCCATGTACTGGAAAAGTGTGACGACGGATGGTTCGTGGGCACCTCACAGAGGACCGGCTGTTTCGGCACATTCCCCGGCAATTACGTGGAAAGGGCCTAG
- the LOC6528893 gene encoding uncharacterized protein LOC6528893 isoform X22: MPNPIKSAQSSYKNQPGRIENYTTGHSSVSEKEKKEWWDEVMDIFNGWLREHTRIPRIIIEFVDEFDGIGSLEQSKLSPLYTEGNLSRALAKESGYTSDSNLVFRKKEVPVSSPLSPVEQKQAYKSLQAGGEPPLLGFRKPAPEKPREILEEFEFIQITPTLTKIRVSTKELEEEVKPLRKAVTPPPAPPPPPPPPQSLTTKRDKKPAKMFSQLSKNLPSFIPLSKKQQVSQQDDPPPRPPHRKSSCTKSTVRVLSSASKSRHEQCFQPPSGTAPGVSTITLRKVATSSCSRREPICRSKSAGAVSTLLQTLTATKETRLTRRVQQPQQQSRLRSSSPSRRPARLLALRQSSRSPVAFGRSISKERSFAEEKKRLENTLPANRTNFEASTNILRDPSLKSPQEVREAVRSYATSRSKSLPRLRHTTVSTTTRQTMCFPQVRPQTLLDCGTRSLRKSSSKTGKGQEKNGSNDSLPRSNSTFSIDSMVRQEIVPIAPPKTYVGRSRGSLSKALVPLQSSRSEGHVPRKRQSGKVTTKPPPPVTVHSYSESVREKTNFWNDYNAKQAMSLPQEYKFCPEDVCDFESHTIQQPCIEDLVWKYEGKEQRPPKQVTVTDIARPQSPQLSQERRFSPTREVRVPQISREVRSPSRRRIDSLRSKDKEQSLARASSLSSADERKRATPAPSNGLYQCGELAHSATSLTHLERHSPSCRYRNNCERFTELNRFYSTLERVGQLERATSSSSFHPLRKDAEHLDFDEWRRVRLHERAEKELQYLVGKLQDDQKQRDLHFRSKDVDSIKWRQDADQSLVAKKKSVEDLRENFEQLNILRQQQQLQSEPVHRHWRRNTVADLACSLEHQASAEPDMERHLDNDLVSTLSKDQIKKITQQLNEIYSGNRQAPAVEEQYIVTVEKGSRPNGLKVRCNSTISKDQLLGPVKRKRDEQQSNQSLPRSTRSQSPVVVARETRGAIAAKNAELTLTKPPDVPPRPKPTPSQEVKTKPPPKAELKVETREPAEDISQKIQYFEDRQFDEPPKTIYHAREDSSPDEAEVMRLINQNMQERQRARQLHHHQELSNSLTDLSGVFGERPAARVNFHLHSPPDRPPDDTELISFGNGSPDHGDGSLELYSDSYYRSRSLSPQSQASACSSSYLQRVYTGEVRKMRQHFESIQQSGEQSREPSNERRDFFGLSSLRRARSDPEMSAGSKDAPDTVTDAVSKEDVPRLTHKFELRAATPSPERGRRRLRSAQDRLMPHIDIISKTAALKRELPIPVRSSPTRSVSSNSHCFERLRMRYESPEPQTQSYLSTSHPDMRDVHDISPHLSADWVAHKHPKPTKPEDLPKKLQRVVRASSTSPPRPARSHNHQLSSRLTSCMKDIFANQKFDPNKHRPKARYVPDGAENGNQKSKDSGTLERLKKTAVVTFKVSPNHYYATDVNIHFKTPIRHEQRQNLSEEELAIRQAEHMQKLYHEERRRKYLQELQDMNSRRHTDNFTPSQKSPIALNRYDDFPTDVTLKSLVGPKTVARALFNFQGQTSKELSFRKGDTIYIRRQIDANWYEGEHNAMIGLLPASYVEIVSRDGARTPSKRPSEGQARAKYNFQAQSGIELSLNKGELVTLTRRVDGNWFEGKIANRKGIFPCSYVEVLTDIGAEDIAAKTTTVITSQSTTNLRPNLDVLRTNINNEFNTLTQNGAQPPNGILKETRTLHKTDALHVDTSSEPLAYRALYKYRPQNSDELELLEGDVVHVLEKCDDGWFVGTSQRTGCFGTFPGNYVERA, encoded by the exons ATGCCAAATCCCATAAAATCAGCGCAAAGCTCGTATAAGAATCAGCCAGGACGCATCGAGAACTATACAACAGGTCATTCATCAGTTtccgaaaaggaaaagaaggaG TGGTGGGACGAAGTGATGGACATCTTTAACGGG TGGCTTAGGGAGCATACTCGCATCCCGCGCATTATTATAGAGTTCGTCGACGAATTCGACGGCATCGGA AGTCTAGAACAATCGAAACTATCGCCATTGTACACAGAAGGTAACTTGTCCAG AGCTTTGGCCAAGGAATCCGGGTATACTAGCGATTCCAATCTGGTCTTCCGCAAGAAGGAGGTACCCGTAAGCAGTCCCCTTAGCCCCGTTGAACAAAAGCAGGCCTACAAGAGTCTCCAGGCAGGCGGAGAACCTCCCCTGCTCGGCTTCCGCAAACCAGCGCCCGAGAAACCCCGTG AAATTTTGGAGGAGTTCGAATTCATACAGATCACACCCACGCTCACAAAGATTCGTGTCAGTACCAAGGAGCTGGAAGAAGAAGTGAAACCCCTGAGAAAAGCAGTAACGCCACCGCctgcaccaccgccaccacctccacctcccCAATCCTTGACCACGAAAAGAGACAAGAAGCCCGCGAAGATGTTTTCCCAGCTTTCGAAGAATCTGCCCTCGTTCATTCCGTTGAGCAAAAAGCAACAAGTGTCCCAACAGGATGACCCACCTCCAAGGCCGCCGCACAGAAAGTCGAGCTGCACGAAGAGCACAGTGCGAGTCCTAAGCTCCGCCTCAAAGTCCAGGCATGAGCAGTGCTTTCAACCGCCGAGTGGAACTGCCCCTGGGGTATCTACCATCACCCTGCGGAAGGTGGCCACTTCGAGTTGTTCCCGTCGTGAGCCCATTTGCCGATCGAAGTCGGCGGGAGCGGTGTCCACGCTTTTGCAAACTCTGACGGCCACCAAGGAGACCCGACTCACCCGTCGGGtccagcagccgcagcagcaatCGCGTTTGAGGTCGTCGAGTCCTAGTAGGCGCCCCGCTCGTCTTCTGGCCCTTCGTCAATCCAGCCGAAGTCCTGTGGCCTTTGGTAGAAGCATATCGAAGGAAAGAAGCTTCGCTGAGGAAAAAAAGCGGCTGGAGAACACGCTGCCAGCTAATCGGACCAACTTTGAGGCCAGTACCAATATACTAAGGGATCCCTCCTTGAAATCCCCCCAAGAGGTGAGGGAGGCAGTGCGTTCGTATGCGACCTCACGCAGCAAGTCCTTGCCACGACTTCGTCATACTACAGTGAGCACTACCACAAGGCAGACCATGTGCTTCCCGCAGGTGCGACCCCAGACGCTTTTGGATTGCGGAACTCGGTCGCTGAGGAAGTCGTCCTCGAAAACAGGAAAGGGCCAGGAAAAGAACGGATCTAATGACAGCTTGCCGAGGAGTAACTCCACCTTTTCCATTGACTCTATGGTGCGCCAGGAAATTGTGCCCATAGCACCACCCAAGACATATGTTGGGAGGTCTAGAGGATCACTTTCTAAAGCGCTGGTTCCACTCCAGAGCAGTCGAAGCGAAGGTCACGTGCCAAGGAAGCGTCAGTCTGGGAAAGTTACTACtaagccaccaccaccagttACTGTCCACTCCTACAGCGAATCAGTGAGAGAGAAAACCAACTTTTGGAATGACTACAACGCCAAGCAGGCCATGTCCTTGCCGCAGGAGTACAAGTTCTGTCCGGAGGATGTGTGCGATTTCGAGAGTCATACGATCCAGCAACCGTGTATCGAGGACCTTGTGTGGAAATATGAGGGCAAGGAGCAGCGTCCACCGAAACAAGTGACCGTAACGGACATCGCTCGACCTCAATCACCACAATTGAGCCAGGAGCGTCGCTTTTCGCCCACTCGAGAGGTTAGGGTGCCCCAAATCAGCCGGGAGGTGAGATCGCCATCTCGTCGTCGCATCGATAGCCTGCGTTCCAAGGACAAAGAGCAGTCCTTGGCCAGGGCTAGCAGCCTTAGCAGCGCAGATGAGCGCAAGAGAGCTACTCCAGCTCCATCGAATGGACTCTACCAATGCGGAGAGCTTGCCCACAGTGCCACTTCGTTGACTCACCTGGAACGTCATAGTCCCAGCTGTCGGTATCGTAACAATTGTGAGCGTTTCACTGAATTGAATCGCTTCTACAGCACTTTGGAGCGAGTGGGTCAGCTGGAAAGGGCCACGTCCTCCAGCAGCTTTCATCCCTTGAGGAAGGATGCTGAACACCTGGACTTTGATGAGTGGCGCCGAGTCCGACTTCATGAACGCGCTGAAAAGGAGCTGCAATATTTAGTTGGAAAGCTACAAGATGACCAAAAGCAAAGGGATCTTCACTTCCGTTCAAAGGATGTAGACTCCATTAAGTGGCGTCAAGACGCCGACCAATCACTGGTTGCCAAGAAGAAGTCTGTGGAGGATCTGCGCGAAAACTTTGAGCAGTTGAATATTctcaggcagcagcagcagctccagtcGGAGCCAGTTCATCGCCATTGGAGACGCAACACGGTGGCTGATTTGGCCTGCAGTCTGGAGCACCAGGCCTCGGCTGAACCCGATATGGAGCGTCACTTGGACAACGACTTAGTGAGCACTTTGTCCAAGGATCAGATTAAGAAGATAACCCAGCAGCTGAACGAGATCTACTCGGGGAATCGCCAGGCTCCTGCCGTCGAAGAGCAGTATATTGTAACCGTGGAAAAGGGCTCGCGTCCAAATGGTCTGAAGGTACGTTGCAACTCCACCATCTCCAAGGATCAGCTACTGGGACCAGTTAAACGTAAGCGAGATGAACAGCAATCAAATCAGTCATTGCCTCGCTCCACTCGCAGTCAATCTccggtggtggtggcaagAGAAACCCGTGGCGCCATTGCAGCCAAGAATGCTGAGTTGACCTTGACGAAACCGCCGGATGTGCCACCTAGACCAAAGCCCACGCCAAGTCAGGAGGTTAAGACCAAGCCACCGCCAAAAGCGGAACTGAAAGTTGAAACTCGCGAGCCGGCCGAAGACATAAGCCAGAAGATACAGTACTTCGAGGATCGCCAGTTCGATGAGCCGCCCAAAACCATTTACCACGCTCGCGAAGACTCCTCGCCTGACGAAGCTGAGGTTATGCGACTCATCAATCAAAACATGCAGGAACGTCAGAGAGCCAGGCAACTTCATCACCACCAGGAACTGAGTAACTCCCTGACCGACTTGAGTGGCGTTTTTGGGGAGCGTCCTGCGGCCCGGGTAAATTTTCACTTGCACAGCCCGCCCGACCGTCCGCCCGACGATACCGAGCTTATCAGCTTTGGGAACGGATCACCGGATCACGGAGACGGCAGTCTTGAGCTCTACTCGGATTCCTACTACCGGTCGCGCAGTCTGTCGCCCCAGTCGCAGGCCTCcgcctgctccagctcctACTTGCAGAGAGTGTACACCGGCGAGGTGCGAAAGATGCGTCAGCACTTCGAGAGCATTCAGCAGTCCGGCGAACAATCCCGGGAGCCATCCAATGAGCGGCGTGATTTTTTTGGGCTTAGCTCGCTGCGGAGGGCGCGCAGCGATCCCGAAATGAGTGCGGGATCCAAAGACGCCCCGGACACCGTTACGGATGCGGTGTCGAAGGAGGATGTGCCCCGGTTAACCCATAAATTCGAGTTGAGGGCAGCCACGCCATCGCCGGAACGCGGAAGAAGACGTCTGCGAAGCGCACAGGATCGCCTAATGCCCCACATCGATATCATCAGCAAGACAGCGGCCTTGAAAAGAGAACTACCTATTCCCGTTCGATCGAGTCCCACGAGGAGCGTTAGCAGCAACAGCCATTGCTTCGAGCGTCTGAGGATGCGCTACGAGTCACCGGAGCCGCAGACCCAGAGCTATTTGTCCACCTCGCATCCGGATATGCGGGATGTCCACGACATATCCCCTCACCTTAGTGCCGACTGGGTGGCTCACAAGCACCCGAAACCGACGAAACCCGAGGACCTGCCCAAGAAGCTACAACGAGTGGTGAGGGCGAGCTCCACATCACCACCTCGACCAGCAAGGTCGCATAACCACCAGTTGAGCTCCCGGCTAACCAGCTGCATGAAGGACATCTTCGCAAACCAGAAATTCGATCCCAACAAGCATCGTCCCAAGGCCAGATATGTTCCCGATGGTGCCGAGAACGGCAATCAGAAATCCAAGGATAGTGGCACTTTAGAGCGCCTCAAGAAGACTGCCGTTGTGACCTTTAAAG TGTCTCCCAATCATTACTATGCCACAGACGTAAACATCCACTTCAAGACACCCATCAGGCATGAGCAACGCCAAAACTTGTCCGAAGAGGAACTAGCCATTCGCCAAGCGGAGCACATGCAGAAGCTCTACCACGAGGAGCGCCGTCGAAAGTATCTACAGGAGCTGCAGGACATGAATTCGCGCCGCCACACGGACAACTTCACCCCGTCGCAGAAGTCGCCCATCGCCCTTAATCGCTACGATGACTTCCCTACGGACGTGACCCTCAAGTCGCTGGTGGGCCCCAAGACGGTGGCCCGTGCTCTCTTCAACTTCCAGGGACAGACCTCCAA GGAGCTATCCTTCCGCAAGGGCGACACCATCTACATCAGGCGGCAGATCGATGCCAACTGGTATGAGGGCGAGCACAATGCCATGATTGGACTGCTCCCAGCCAGTTATGTTGAG ATTGTCAGTCGAGACGGCGCCCGTACGCCATCCAAGCGACCATCGGAGGGCCAGGCCCGTGCCAAATACAACTTCCAGGCCCAGTCGGGCATCGAGCTCTCCTTGAACAAGGGCGAACTGGTCACTTTGACACGCCGAGTTGATGGCAACTGGTTCGAGGGCAAGATTGCTAACAGGAAGGGCATCTTCCCGTGCTCCTACGTGGAG GTACTTACTGATATTGGTGCTGAGGACATTGCGGCCAAAACAACCACCGTGATTACCAGCCAGAGCACCACGAATCTGCGGCCTAATCTCGACGTGCTGCGCACAAACATCAACAATGAGTTCAATACGCTGACGCAAAATGGAGCACAGCCACCGAACGGAATCCTTAAGGAAACGCGGACGCTGCACAAGACGGATGCCCTCCATGTGGACACCAGTTCCGAACCATTGGC GTACCGCGCACTGTACAAGTATCGGCCACAGAACTCCGACGAACTGGAACTGCTCGAGGGAGATGTGGTCCATGTACTGGAAAAGTGTGACGACGGATGGTTCGTGGGCACCTCACAGAGGACCGGCTGTTTCGGCACATTCCCCGGCAATTACGTGGAAAGGGCCTAG
- the LOC6528893 gene encoding sorbin and SH3 domain-containing protein 1 isoform X25: MIHQTLAPHRSKSSSYSKSKAVHWRQKLHRSCNDLELEDEPFPEPQGLWHTPEINKNPWQRPQSSGAGSNIRNAGNITTATNGNNNVCDIPNCGKILWIHRREYDYKKCAPPRPPSPSNYQGVPGAGGYHVVGLPLTPQPNQRQAYLANQHAIGASMPLLLWQQQQQNQQHLQQLQHWKYQNLQHRWPSMSPNHYYATDVNIHFKTPIRHEQRQNLSEEELAIRQAEHMQKLYHEERRRKYLQELQDMNSRRHTDNFTPSQKSPIALNRYDDFPTDVTLKSLVGPKTVARALFNFQGQTSKELSFRKGDTIYIRRQIDANWYEGEHNAMIGLLPASYVEIVSRDGARTPSKRPSEGQARAKYNFQAQSGIELSLNKGELVTLTRRVDGNWFEGKIANRKGIFPCSYVEVLTDIGAEDIAAKTTTVITSQSTTNLRPNLDVLRTNINNEFNTLTQNGAQPPNGILKETRTLHKTDALHVDTSSEPLAYRALYKYRPQNSDELELLEGDVVHVLEKCDDGWFVGTSQRTGCFGTFPGNYVERA; encoded by the exons ATGATCCACCAAACGCTGGCGCCACACCGCAGCAAATCCTCCAGCTATTCCAAGAGCAAGGCAGTTCACTGGCGACAGAAATTGCATCGCAGCTGCAACGATTTGGAGCTGGAGGATGAGCCATTCCCGGAGCCACAGGGCTTGTGGCACACCCCGGAGATTAATAAAAATCCCTGGCAAAGGCCACAGAGCAGTGGGGCTGGCAGCAACATTCGTAACGCCGGCAACATCACCACTGCCAccaatggcaacaacaacgtcTGCGACATACCCAACTGTGGCAAAATCCTGTGGATACATCGTCGGGAATACGATTATAAAAAATGCGCACCTCCAAGGCCACCTTCCCCTTCGAACTACCAAGGTGTTCCGGGTGCAGGTGGCTACCACGTGGTGGGACTGCCCCTCACTCCGCAGCCCAACCAACGACAGGCCTATTTGGCCAACCAACATGCCATTGGAGCTTCCATGCCACTGCTcctgtggcagcagcagcagcaaaatcagcagcatctgcaacagctgcagcaTTGGAAATATCAGAACCTGCAACATCGGTGGCCAAGCA TGTCTCCCAATCATTACTATGCCACAGACGTAAACATCCACTTCAAGACACCCATCAGGCATGAGCAACGCCAAAACTTGTCCGAAGAGGAACTAGCCATTCGCCAAGCGGAGCACATGCAGAAGCTCTACCACGAGGAGCGCCGTCGAAAGTATCTACAGGAGCTGCAGGACATGAATTCGCGCCGCCACACGGACAACTTCACCCCGTCGCAGAAGTCGCCCATCGCCCTTAATCGCTACGATGACTTCCCTACGGACGTGACCCTCAAGTCGCTGGTGGGCCCCAAGACGGTGGCCCGTGCTCTCTTCAACTTCCAGGGACAGACCTCCAA GGAGCTATCCTTCCGCAAGGGCGACACCATCTACATCAGGCGGCAGATCGATGCCAACTGGTATGAGGGCGAGCACAATGCCATGATTGGACTGCTCCCAGCCAGTTATGTTGAG ATTGTCAGTCGAGACGGCGCCCGTACGCCATCCAAGCGACCATCGGAGGGCCAGGCCCGTGCCAAATACAACTTCCAGGCCCAGTCGGGCATCGAGCTCTCCTTGAACAAGGGCGAACTGGTCACTTTGACACGCCGAGTTGATGGCAACTGGTTCGAGGGCAAGATTGCTAACAGGAAGGGCATCTTCCCGTGCTCCTACGTGGAG GTACTTACTGATATTGGTGCTGAGGACATTGCGGCCAAAACAACCACCGTGATTACCAGCCAGAGCACCACGAATCTGCGGCCTAATCTCGACGTGCTGCGCACAAACATCAACAATGAGTTCAATACGCTGACGCAAAATGGAGCACAGCCACCGAACGGAATCCTTAAGGAAACGCGGACGCTGCACAAGACGGATGCCCTCCATGTGGACACCAGTTCCGAACCATTGGC GTACCGCGCACTGTACAAGTATCGGCCACAGAACTCCGACGAACTGGAACTGCTCGAGGGAGATGTGGTCCATGTACTGGAAAAGTGTGACGACGGATGGTTCGTGGGCACCTCACAGAGGACCGGCTGTTTCGGCACATTCCCCGGCAATTACGTGGAAAGGGCCTAG